From Agrobacterium vitis:
CGTGCGGCTCTTACGCCGATGAAGGCGCAAGGATCGGGGCGCATCCTCTTTACCTCATCGATCACCGGTCCGCACGTCACTAGTCCCGGTCATGGCCATTATGCGGCAAGCAAGGCTGGTATCAACGGGTTCATTCGCTCGGCCGCACTGGAGTTTTCGTCCTATGGCATCAACGTGAATGGGGTCGAGCCGGGCAATATCATGACAGAGGCCATCCAGCTGCACCGAAGCGCTGCCTTCATCAAGAATATGGAAGACGCGATCCCGCTCGCGCGTCTTGGGTCTCCCCGGGATGTTGCCAATGCTTTCCTGTTCCTCGCCTCTGATGATGCGAGCTACGTGACCGGCACGACCATCGTTGTCGATGGGGGACAACTTCTGCCTGAGGGTGCCGACTTCAGGATATTGCCATCCTGATCGTATTTCCGGCTGCTCTGATGCCCATTCTTACAGGATGGGCGTCACAGAACCTGGATCAATTTGGCAAGAAGCCGGTCCAGGCGGGTGCGTTCAGGCGCGGAAAGGCTGCGAATGCCGTCCAGAAAATGCGAGGACCTGGCCACCTGAACCCGCGTCTCTCGCAACAGCTTTTCTCCGCTTTCGGTCATTTGCACATAGACCGTGCGTTTATCTGACAGAGACGGGACGCGCTCGACGAACCCTTTGTCTTCCAATCTGGTGATACGGCCTGTTATAGCCCCGGTCGTGACCATGCAAAGCTCGGCAAGATCGCTCGGCCGCAAACGGTAGGGTGGGGATTGATGCCGAAGATGGGTGAGAACATCGACTTCCCCGATGCCGATATCGAATGCCACCAGCACTTCCTCCAGGGAGGCCTGGTCCAGGATATAGAGATGCCGAAGTCTCATGGCAATCGCGATGGGACTGCTGTCTTCTCCCGGGAAGTCCTTTTCCCATTGGCTGATCAGGTCCGAAAACAATCCTTCGGCTTGTGGCATTGCGCTTCACTTTTATCTCATGACGAACACACGTCATTTTCCGACGTCCTAAACTTCTTAATGTTTTCGGGCGCTTCACGCAATGCGCCATAAGAACGCGACCCTTCCAAACATTTTCAATTGACGAAAGTTATCTTAGTGCTAAGATACTTCTAAGGAATATGGAGGAGATATTCGATGGTTTCGAGTTCGGCGAAGCTGCATGATCCGGAGGAGGGATCAGCAGCAAATTTTCCTGATATTGATAATTTGAAGACCGCGTTTGGCCAGCTTCCATCAGGCGTTGTCATTGTGACAAGCAAGGGTTGCGACGGTGAAATGGTCGGTGCAACTGTGAGCAGTTTCACCTCTCTGTCATTCACGCCCCCTCTCGTCATGCTCGGTTTGGCGCAAAGTTCCACAACGCTGTCTGCCATTCTGGATCATGGGCATTTTGCAGTCCATGTCGTTGCTGAGCCGCAGCAGGATATCGCTATGCGCTTTGCTTCCAGCCGTGCAGACAAGTTCAGCGATATCGATTTTAAATTATCGCCCTCCGGCGTGCCGATTCTGAGTGAATTTGACACGTGTTTTCATTGTGCCCTTGAGCGAGCCCAGTCGGCAGGGGATCATCAATTGCTGATCGGCCGAATTGTCGATGTATCGACAGTAGAGCGGGACACAACGCCCGTCGCATGGTTTAATCGGCGTTTTCACATCTGCGAGCCGCGCGCTCTCGTCTAGTTTTGGCGCCTAATTTTGG
This genomic window contains:
- a CDS encoding SDR family NAD(P)-dependent oxidoreductase, whose protein sequence is MTDRLKDKVALVIGASRGIGKAIAVRFKEEGAKLVLADFNAEEGKAAADELGIDFIRTDIASMEDAVAAVEFTIERHGRIDIIVQNAGIYPWQLIEHTSPDDWDQVMAVNLRGCFNAARAALTPMKAQGSGRILFTSSITGPHVTSPGHGHYAASKAGINGFIRSAALEFSSYGINVNGVEPGNIMTEAIQLHRSAAFIKNMEDAIPLARLGSPRDVANAFLFLASDDASYVTGTTIVVDGGQLLPEGADFRILPS
- a CDS encoding MarR family winged helix-turn-helix transcriptional regulator; this encodes MPQAEGLFSDLISQWEKDFPGEDSSPIAIAMRLRHLYILDQASLEEVLVAFDIGIGEVDVLTHLRHQSPPYRLRPSDLAELCMVTTGAITGRITRLEDKGFVERVPSLSDKRTVYVQMTESGEKLLRETRVQVARSSHFLDGIRSLSAPERTRLDRLLAKLIQVL
- a CDS encoding flavin reductase family protein, whose translation is MVSSSAKLHDPEEGSAANFPDIDNLKTAFGQLPSGVVIVTSKGCDGEMVGATVSSFTSLSFTPPLVMLGLAQSSTTLSAILDHGHFAVHVVAEPQQDIAMRFASSRADKFSDIDFKLSPSGVPILSEFDTCFHCALERAQSAGDHQLLIGRIVDVSTVERDTTPVAWFNRRFHICEPRALV